ATCCTGGAGGGTAGGTGAAGGGGGAAAGCTCTTTACTCTCACGTGGAAAAGTCTCTTCTGCCAAATTCTTCCcgacatccccctccctccctctttcgtTTTATCCTCCCCctcacagaataataattgtggcctttgttcagcactcactacgtgccaagcaccgttctaagcgccggggaggctacaaggtgatcaggttgtcccacgtggggctcacactcttcacccccattttccagatgagggaactgaggcccagagagacgtGACGTGACTGgctccaaatcacccagctgacaagcggcggagccgggatttgaacccacgacctgtgactcccaagcccccgagCTTCCCCAGGAAttaagaagaacagtgctttgcacgtagtaagcgcttaataaatgccattattattattattattattattatctttcccttgCCAGGCTTTCTCACCTCCCAGTTGTCCCTGCCGGACAAGAGGAGGCAGTTGAGACGAGACTTGAGGTACACCTGAGGGGGACAAGAGAAGCGGACGGTGGCGGCTGAACTTTTGGAGACGGAGACaaattgggggtgggaggaaagggaaaagacggggagactgggggaaaggaaagcaagagggagggagggtgggaagagttcAGTACTCAGAGCCTGAGTTCGAAAGGGAGGACTTTGCGGGAAAAGGGGAACTCCATCGGGGAGGAGCCCTCCGCTAAGCCTAGGAGGCCCAGGGATAACGGTATcatttaataacaacaataataacggtatttaaggacctactatgtgccgggcactgaggTAGGACAAGATAATCgcgttagacacggtccctatcccacgctgggctcacagtcttaatcaatcatatttattgagcgcttactgtgtgcagagcactggactaagcgcttgggaagtccaagctggcaacacgtagagacggtcccttcccaacagcgggctcacagtcttctttattcattcattcattcattcattcgtatttattgagtgcttactgtgtgcagagcactggactattcgtactattcaatttgtacttcccaagcgcttagtacagtgctcggcacatagtaagcgctcaataaatacgattgatgatgatgatgatgatgactaagcgcttgggaagtccaagttggcaacacgtagggacggtccctacccaacagcgggctcacagtgtagaagggggagacagacgacaaaaccaaacatattaacaaaataaaataaatagaatagatgtgtacaagtaaaataaatagagtaataaatccgtacaggtgccgtggggaagggaaggaggtaaggcggggggggatggagagggggaggagggaaaaatccccattttttacggatgaggtaacggaggtccgGAGAACTAGAGTGACCGGCCCGCGGTCACGCGGCAGAGACACGTGAcggtgccgggattcgaacccaggtccgacTCCCAGGCTACGCTGCCTCGCGGTTCCCGGGGCGAAGGGAACGGAGGTCCGCAGGTCCCGCCGCTCACCTTATGCTCCAGGCCGCGGGGCTCCCGGAGGCGGTGCACCCTGAGGACGCGGTCGAGGCCacaggaggccaggagaggcCGGGTGGGGTGGCACTGCAGCCCGCGCACGCTGCCCGCTAGCCCCTTCAGGCAGCACACTAGCCGCCCTGGGGAAAACGGCGAAGGAGGGATGAGCCAAGATGGGGCCGCAGAGCCTCTCCCGtctcctccccagcccgggcGCGTTTTGCcgggcccctccctcctcccgcctcaCCTTGGCGCAGGTCGATCTCCGCCAGCTGCCCGTGCGTGTTCCCTACGACCACGGAGCTGGGGGAAGGGACGGCGGGGATCGGATGAGCCGCGCCGACGTTTCCGCTCCCGGCCCcggcctccccgcctcccccggccGGCATGACTCACGTGCCCCCGGGAGTGAGGGTTAGTGCCGTCAGGGGATATTCCCCGTAGGAGGCCTCCAGGACCGGCCGGcgcgtgggggagctgggatcatACACCCGCACCTGAGGACCagacagaactcctcaccctgggcttccaggctgtccatcccctggccccctcctccctcccctcccttctgtccttctccagcccagcccgcaccctccgctcctcggccgctaatctcctcaccgtacctcattctcacccgtcccgccatcaacccccggcccacgtcatcccccggccctggaatggcctccctctgcccacccgccaagctagctctcttcctcccttcaaggccctactgagagctcacctcctccaggaggccttcccacactgagccccttccttcctctccccctcgtccccctctccatcccccccatcttacctccttcccttccccacagcacctgtatatatgtatagatgtttgtccatatttattactctatttattttgcttgtacatatctattctatttattttattttgttagtatgtttggttttgttctctgtctcccccttttagactgtgagcccactgttgggtagggactgtctctatatgttgccaacttgtacttcccaagcacttagtacagtgctctgcacacagtaagcgctcaataaatacgattgatgatgatgatgatttattttattttgttagtatgtttggttttgttctctgtctcccccttttagactgcgagcccgctgttgggtagggactttatatgttgccaacttgtacttcccaagcgcatagtacagtgctctgcacatagtaagcgctcaataaatacgattgacgatgatgatgatttattttattttattagtatgtttggttttgttctctgtctccccctttcagactgcgagcccgctgttgggtagggactgtctccagatgttgccaacttgtacttcgcaagtgcttactacagtgctctgcacacagtaagcgctcaataaatatgattgatgatgatgatgaccaaccgGCAGTCGCTCGAGAGGGCTCCCCCCGCGTCCTCCCCTTCCGAGACCCCCGGCTCACCTGATGGTATCCCGTGCAGGTCACGAGCCTCTGGGCCCCCGGGAGGAACTGGATGTCCCGGTCCCAGATGGGGACCCGCAGATCCAGCCAGTCGTTTCGCACCTGGGcgcggcggggggagggagggagagccagcgTCGGCGGGGGTCCGGTCCCCACCCTCCGCGCCGTCTCCGATCCGACGCCCCGggggaggccgggccgggcctccgACCGTCTCTCGCGGCCCCGTCACTCACGTTCTTGGCTCGAAACACGGGTTCCCGGGAGCCCTGCAAGTCCCACACCTTCAGGGCGTTCTCCTTGCCACCCGTGGCCACCAAGTGTGGTCGCTCGGGGTCTTGGCGCATGCGGCAAACCCTCGGGCCCACCTGGAGTTCGGCCCGCTGCGGGGGGAAGAGCCAAAACGGGATTAGGGggcactactattattattattactattattattattattattattattacagcaggatCCGGCCTgtcgatccattcattcattcagtcgtatttattgagcgcgtcctgtgtactgagcgcttgggaagtccaagttgtagaagtagggaagcagcgtggctcagtggaaagagtacgggctttggagtcagaggtcatgggttcgattcccggctccaccacatgtctgctgtgtgaccttgggcaagtcacttaacttctctgagcctcagttccctcatctgtaaaatggggattgactgtgagccccacatgggacaacctgatcacgttgtatcccccccagcgcttagaacagtgcgttgcacatagtaagcgcttaataaatgtcattaaaaaaaaaaaaaaaaagttggcaacatctagagacggtccctacccaacaacgggctcacagtctagaagagggagacggacgacaaaacgaaacacggagacaggtgtcaaactcgtcagaacaaatagaattaaagctatatgataataataatggcatttattaggcgcttactatgtgcaaagcactgttctaagcatggggaggttacaaggtgatgataataataatgatgatggcatttgttaagcgcttactatgcgccaagcgctgttctaagcactggggaggttacaaagtgatcaggttgtcccacggggggctcacagtcttcatccccatttgacaggtgaggtcactgaggcccacagaataataataataataataatgatgatggtatttgttaagtgcttactatgtgcgaagcactgttctaagtgctggggagcttacaaggtgatcaggttgttccccggggggctcacagtcttaattcccattttccagatgagg
This genomic stretch from Tachyglossus aculeatus isolate mTacAcu1 chromosome 22, mTacAcu1.pri, whole genome shotgun sequence harbors:
- the WDR74 gene encoding WD repeat-containing protein 74; the encoded protein is MAAPARWNHVWLGTETGILKGVNLQRKQAANFTESGQPRREEEITVLAWGDEAETQVLVGCANGDVKRFSTDKGTFTGGSRCPGGEGAFRGLARHDGCLVTCVESGIIRVWPEDSSEHRAELQVGPRVCRMRQDPERPHLVATGGKENALKVWDLQGSREPVFRAKNVRNDWLDLRVPIWDRDIQFLPGAQRLVTCTGYHQVRVYDPSSPTRRPVLEASYGEYPLTALTLTPGGTSVVVGNTHGQLAEIDLRQGRLVCCLKGLAGSVRGLQCHPTRPLLASCGLDRVLRVHRLREPRGLEHKVYLKSRLNCLLLSGRDNWEDEPSEPAPAPPEETEADELWAALEPVARPEAAAPAQRKRNRKRPRAPDP